A portion of the Meiothermus sp. CFH 77666 genome contains these proteins:
- a CDS encoding NAD-dependent deacylase encodes MSNLNTAQARLARARRVAVLTGAGISKPSGIPTFRDAAGLWKDFDLEEYATPSAYARNPQKVWEWYAWRYKNVMQAQPNRAHTLLAELEKRVGEGFLLATQNVDSLHSRAGSTRLVELHGNIARGRCERCGERFPLPDPAQFVPPPYCPGCGGRGRPDVVWFGEMLPMGAFEQAEQAFAQAEVALVVGTSAEVEPAASLGRLASLNGAYLIEINPDPTPLSSWADCTLRMGAVEGMEALMAASG; translated from the coding sequence TGAACACTGCCCAGGCGCGTCTGGCCCGCGCTCGGCGGGTCGCGGTGTTGACCGGGGCGGGCATCTCCAAGCCCTCTGGCATTCCTACCTTCCGCGATGCGGCGGGGCTGTGGAAGGACTTTGACCTCGAGGAATACGCCACCCCCAGCGCCTATGCCCGCAACCCCCAAAAGGTCTGGGAGTGGTATGCCTGGCGTTACAAGAACGTGATGCAGGCCCAGCCCAACCGGGCCCACACCCTGCTGGCAGAACTGGAAAAGCGTGTAGGGGAGGGCTTTTTGCTGGCAACGCAAAACGTGGATAGCCTGCACAGCCGGGCCGGTTCGACCCGCCTGGTCGAGCTGCATGGCAACATCGCCAGGGGCCGCTGTGAGCGGTGTGGAGAGCGATTCCCCCTGCCCGACCCAGCCCAGTTCGTTCCGCCGCCGTACTGCCCTGGTTGTGGGGGTCGGGGCCGTCCGGACGTGGTCTGGTTTGGCGAGATGTTACCGATGGGGGCTTTCGAGCAAGCCGAGCAAGCCTTTGCCCAGGCCGAGGTGGCCCTGGTGGTGGGCACCAGCGCCGAGGTAGAACCTGCGGCCAGCCTGGGTCGGTTGGCCAGCCTGAATGGGGCCTATCTGATTGAAATAAACCCCGACCCCACCCCGCTCTCGAGCTGGGCCGACTGTACCCTCAGGATGGGGGCGGTGGAGGGGATGGAAGCCCTGATGGCCGCGTCAGGCTGA
- a CDS encoding VTT domain-containing protein: MILIHCDTLDFGMERLPASRPLPILPILLALLLLTGALAGSYFVFPGFKERIDGAYGLLSSGNPQALQAWVAGLGFWGPLSIIGLMIAQTLVSVVPMTLVMLISVLAFGPVVGGVLGWVGAIIAAMLGYSLARLLGPVVVDRFVSEKIRLKVEEQVERYGPWAIIALRLSFVVPTDSVNFVAGLVRMHPLKFLLATSVGAAPVAVVVAWLGADFSRLGPFLLVATIVGLAALGGWILYDQSRLRRQTNPGERESA; the protein is encoded by the coding sequence GTGATTCTCATTCATTGCGATACCCTGGACTTTGGAATGGAACGACTTCCTGCATCACGGCCCCTGCCCATACTGCCCATACTGCTGGCTTTGCTGCTGCTCACGGGCGCACTGGCGGGCTCCTATTTTGTCTTCCCTGGCTTCAAAGAGCGCATTGATGGGGCGTATGGTTTGCTCTCCAGCGGGAACCCGCAGGCCCTCCAGGCCTGGGTGGCCGGGCTGGGCTTCTGGGGCCCCCTGAGCATCATCGGTCTGATGATTGCCCAGACCCTGGTCTCGGTGGTGCCCATGACCCTGGTGATGCTGATCTCGGTGCTGGCCTTTGGGCCGGTGGTGGGGGGTGTGCTGGGCTGGGTTGGGGCCATCATTGCCGCCATGCTGGGCTACAGCCTGGCCAGGCTGCTGGGGCCAGTGGTGGTGGATCGCTTTGTCAGCGAGAAAATTCGCCTGAAGGTGGAAGAACAGGTCGAGCGCTACGGCCCCTGGGCCATCATTGCGCTGCGGCTATCGTTTGTGGTACCCACCGACAGCGTGAACTTTGTGGCGGGGCTGGTGCGGATGCACCCCCTCAAGTTCTTGCTGGCAACCTCGGTGGGGGCCGCCCCGGTGGCGGTGGTGGTGGCCTGGCTGGGCGCCGATTTCTCCCGCCTGGGGCCTTTTTTGCTGGTGGCAACCATTGTGGGCCTCGCGGCCCTGGGTGGCTGGATCCTCTACGACCAGTCCCGCCTGCGCAGACAAACCAACCCCGGCGAGCGCGAGTCAGCCTGA
- a CDS encoding monothiol bacilliredoxin BrxC family protein: MSLRERVFPLKTPEDVDVFLERHELAAIFKASTTDKTLEAMQYVQKYLEPRPDVAIGIIRIPEDRPASNHVEARTGIQHHSPQLILFRQARPLFDLDNWKINPDHLEPLLLQSLPVHIGKPVRNPAVAGLHVYRDLLDRFLSGQLSEERFQWGYLDQLKKEAGWRSDQDFDLLNSLFPNPDGRAFTPGKVVALEFQAQLAGKAEPLLERAKRLRLRMGESPADEFASFE, translated from the coding sequence ATGAGCCTGCGCGAACGCGTTTTCCCCCTCAAAACCCCTGAGGACGTAGATGTCTTTCTCGAGCGCCACGAACTCGCGGCGATTTTCAAGGCCAGCACCACCGACAAGACTTTGGAGGCCATGCAGTACGTCCAGAAGTACCTCGAGCCCCGCCCGGACGTGGCCATAGGCATCATCCGCATTCCCGAAGACCGCCCGGCTTCCAACCATGTGGAGGCCCGCACCGGCATCCAGCACCACAGCCCGCAGTTGATCCTCTTCCGACAGGCCCGGCCCCTCTTCGACCTGGATAACTGGAAAATCAACCCCGACCACCTGGAGCCCCTTCTGCTTCAGTCGCTCCCGGTTCACATCGGCAAGCCGGTGCGAAACCCTGCTGTGGCCGGGTTGCATGTGTACAGGGATCTACTGGATCGCTTCCTCAGTGGACAACTGAGCGAGGAGCGCTTCCAGTGGGGCTACCTGGATCAGCTCAAAAAAGAGGCGGGCTGGCGCTCAGACCAAGACTTTGACCTGCTCAACAGCCTGTTCCCCAACCCCGATGGTCGGGCCTTCACCCCCGGCAAGGTGGTGGCGCTCGAGTTCCAGGCCCAGCTCGCCGGCAAAGCCGAGCCATTACTGGAGCGGGCTAAGCGCTTACGGCTCCGAATGGGGGAGAGTCCGGCGGATGAATTTGCAAGCTTTGAGTAG
- a CDS encoding class II aldolase/adducin family protein: protein MIQSKNDYSSILALQSPPTFTVFGQPTAGLEALSQELPTVLQAQGYRFESEPDSPRAVLNFIRAEKPIPYRRKAQGTMVISFLELPQMPADPIASLYGYLVRALSNMLVVYVPGQGAYFLTLELGQYHEPEGPGFAERLAERIHPIASSVLVVNNLFEPDLEPELWQGDALTESLSAAGRKLAEWDLLPTAFPIEEILPPEDFRHVKRLYGIGGLSYGNLSVRKDEKRFWMSASGVDKANLREVGRDILMVTDYDAEQNAMRLSVPPHVEPRRVSVDAIEHWMIYREHPQVGAILHVHAWMENISSTQFNYPCGTYQLADAVAEKVRQAPDPSRAVVGLKNHGLTITGHSLPEILERIEGRLLRQVPMS from the coding sequence ATGATCCAGTCCAAAAACGACTACAGCTCCATCCTAGCCCTGCAATCACCGCCCACTTTTACGGTTTTTGGCCAGCCCACGGCGGGCCTCGAGGCCCTGTCCCAGGAGCTTCCCACCGTGTTGCAGGCCCAGGGCTATCGGTTTGAGTCTGAACCCGATAGCCCTCGAGCCGTCCTGAACTTTATCCGGGCCGAGAAACCCATCCCCTACCGGCGCAAGGCCCAGGGAACCATGGTGATTTCCTTTCTCGAGCTGCCCCAGATGCCCGCCGACCCCATCGCCTCGCTGTATGGGTATCTGGTCAGGGCCCTGTCCAACATGCTGGTGGTCTATGTACCGGGGCAGGGGGCTTATTTCCTGACCCTGGAGCTCGGCCAGTACCACGAACCCGAAGGCCCAGGCTTTGCCGAGCGGCTTGCGGAGCGCATTCACCCCATTGCCTCCTCAGTGCTGGTGGTTAACAACCTGTTTGAACCCGACCTCGAGCCCGAGCTCTGGCAAGGCGACGCCCTGACCGAGAGCCTGAGCGCCGCCGGGCGCAAACTGGCCGAGTGGGACTTGCTACCCACCGCCTTCCCCATCGAAGAAATCCTGCCCCCCGAAGACTTCCGCCACGTCAAGCGGCTCTATGGCATCGGGGGGCTCTCGTATGGCAACCTCTCGGTACGCAAGGATGAAAAGCGCTTCTGGATGTCGGCCAGCGGGGTGGACAAAGCCAACCTGCGGGAGGTAGGGCGCGACATCCTGATGGTCACCGACTACGACGCAGAACAAAACGCCATGCGCCTCTCGGTGCCCCCGCACGTCGAGCCCCGCCGGGTGAGTGTGGACGCCATCGAGCACTGGATGATCTACCGCGAACACCCCCAGGTGGGGGCCATCCTGCACGTTCACGCCTGGATGGAAAACATCAGCTCGACCCAGTTCAACTACCCGTGCGGCACCTACCAACTGGCCGATGCGGTGGCCGAAAAAGTGCGCCAGGCCCCCGACCCCAGCCGGGCCGTGGTGGGGCTCAAGAACCACGGCCTGACCATCACCGGCCATAGCCTGCCGGAAATCCTGGAGCGCATCGAGGGCCGCCTCCTGCGCCAGGTGCCGATGTCCTAG
- a CDS encoding glucose-1-phosphate thymidylyltransferase, translating into MELKGLVLSGGKGTRLRPLTHTRAKQLIPIAGKPNLFYALEDLVAAGITDIGVILSPETGDEVRAALGDGSSWGVRLTYIVQEAPLGIAHAVKTAQPFLGDSPFVLYLGDNLLSGGIKHLVAEYRQTRPEAIVLLTPVEDPRAFGVAVLNQAGQVVRLLEKPQDPPSNLALVGVYLFSPAIHAIINRLKPSGRGEYEITEAIQGLVDGGQRVVAHQVRGWWKDTGKPEDLLDANRLALSQVVRRVEGELLEAEVIGEVVVEPGAKIVRSTVRGPAYIGPGALIEDGYVGPYTAIGKNAKLMASEVEYSILMDDAQVYALPYRLDSSILGQGVVVDGKGNTRRHTLQLVLGDRSRVRL; encoded by the coding sequence ATGGAACTCAAAGGACTGGTACTCTCGGGCGGCAAGGGCACACGTTTGCGCCCCCTGACCCACACCCGCGCCAAGCAACTGATTCCCATTGCGGGCAAGCCCAACCTTTTTTACGCCCTGGAAGACCTGGTGGCCGCCGGGATTACCGACATCGGCGTGATTCTGAGCCCCGAAACTGGCGACGAGGTGCGGGCTGCCCTGGGCGACGGCTCGAGCTGGGGCGTGCGCCTCACCTACATTGTGCAGGAGGCCCCCCTGGGCATCGCCCATGCCGTCAAGACGGCCCAGCCGTTCCTGGGCGACAGCCCCTTTGTGCTCTACCTGGGTGACAACCTGCTTTCGGGCGGCATCAAGCACCTGGTGGCCGAGTACCGCCAGACCCGCCCGGAAGCCATTGTGCTGCTCACCCCGGTGGAAGACCCCCGGGCCTTTGGGGTGGCGGTGCTGAACCAGGCCGGTCAGGTGGTTCGCCTTCTGGAGAAACCCCAGGATCCCCCCTCAAACCTGGCATTGGTGGGGGTGTATCTGTTTAGCCCGGCCATTCATGCCATTATCAACCGCCTGAAGCCCTCCGGGCGCGGCGAGTACGAGATTACCGAGGCCATCCAGGGCCTGGTGGATGGGGGTCAGAGGGTCGTGGCCCACCAGGTGCGGGGCTGGTGGAAAGATACTGGCAAGCCCGAAGACCTGCTGGATGCCAACCGGCTGGCCCTTTCCCAGGTCGTGCGGCGGGTGGAGGGCGAGCTGCTCGAGGCCGAAGTGATTGGGGAAGTGGTGGTGGAGCCAGGAGCCAAAATTGTGCGCAGCACGGTGCGCGGCCCGGCCTATATTGGGCCAGGAGCCCTTATTGAGGATGGCTATGTGGGCCCCTACACCGCTATTGGAAAGAACGCCAAACTGATGGCCAGCGAGGTCGAGTACTCCATCCTGATGGACGATGCCCAGGTCTATGCGCTGCCCTATCGCCTGGACAGCAGCATTCTGGGGCAGGGGGTGGTGGTGGATGGCAAGGGGAACACGAGGCGCCACACGCTGCAGCTTGTGTTAGGGGATCGCAGCCGGGTAAGGTTGTAA